A single region of the Sorghum bicolor cultivar BTx623 chromosome 9, Sorghum_bicolor_NCBIv3, whole genome shotgun sequence genome encodes:
- the LOC110430415 gene encoding skin secretory protein xP2-like: MGAQVSAGRTRRRFTATHRRSDLAASDVNPGHAAGQGTGEPACAAEDAAPQTTEQPAAAAVPVSTEEPPAAAPTTASSPARAEEATGAPPPANATEREGRAPTPPPAEQSEVPTPPRAGAASTAGSPGLARGPCSR; this comes from the exons ATGGGAGCGCAGGTGTCAGCTGgccggacgaggaggaggttcaccgcgacccaccgtcgatcggacCT cgcggcgtcggatgtcaaccccggCCATGCCGCCGGCCAGGGGACTGGTGAGCCTGCCTGCGCTGCTGAAGATGCGGCGCCGCAGACCACGGAGCAGCCTGCGGCTGCAGCTGTGCCTGTGAGCACCGAGGAGCCCCCTGCCGCGGCACCGACCACAGCGAGCAGCCCGGCCAGGGCTGAGGAGGCTACAGGAGCACCTCCCCCAGCGAACGCCACAGAAAGGGAGGGgagagccccgacccctcctcctgccGAGCAGAgcgaagtccccacgccgccccgagcaggggccgcttCGACTGCTGGATCCCCGGGTCTGGCccgggggcca tgctcaaggtga